From Aedes albopictus strain Foshan chromosome 1, AalbF5, whole genome shotgun sequence, one genomic window encodes:
- the LOC109432366 gene encoding RING finger protein 17 isoform X1 gives MKKSLHTAPVTAHFQEPTENPFQFRECNPLRKEIHNYFALEVKPTSYRPKLEPFYAPEPFPVLEPIKSPELPHSPEPGPTPGSSRAAEAESETLNKSTASSSHTVKDMEISRISEEPDNASEREVPREQHTHGFVKKPKDKKHKTTKDRHHVHRSSRASQDEASSNVSVYGKVSSTTSMREKSASPDVEIISNRSQRSPYSRQSSGRHTPQSAPSSSKRAFQGRLKSHGSDHSSSNQQAPVPVPLTIDTTREGTKPVYEINPINPDNATFIKFSQKVNVTHVINPHKFYVQNQAFKQLVNQLCREDGEDAEIPEEVKIGALYLAQPTSERRWYRSRVLGWSKKSKKYEVLFVDYGRTDEIAHEGLRVLGSDLHGFDDGAYECSLYDIVPAGGGKKWAPEVKQIMIDFIENKQLIMYVIQAEKGATDQVDLIMQTIDSPKSLRESLIYLGLAKPDPKPPKRNDDATQRISHLQKVKKRWILDYKRRIVARELEKDDVFKTKITFSVSPSEFFIRRSSLQEAYCKMQTELTEYCTKEARVAYSPHVGMVCAFAEKDRDDLLVWKRGRVVKVGEGNCELYSVDTGHRLTICWQDIRELSKPLCAPFEFAVRCKLMHIQPFKQHKYRWTDEAVQSFNRIAVSSSVFQVIIGEQQDDCYDVALYILKHHSDTCVNALMVKNGFAVSTGSESSVVERPKEVEEVPFNVTPGNVSVGAASNSKSSTSEKRQARVRVDILRVVTPNEFYVSLVKNTSGIARMQEEIQNKMDEKMDDGDDKTSWQQGEICLVFPTPSKGRGNEAIGCEWYRARVLEVVDDSNYTVFLIDKAYTMNSHYSNMSTIPTELKELSHEVHPAAIRCFLACIGPTGQQNVWSSSVVDAFKVAIEKFKCYSISLHGRSVNDSLPVILWGMTMESTKALSPQMYTYTNINNKLVLYGYAHLKEKFQPLSSALSVEEELARHYKAFDKFIEDLDVEMRDPVEEASYSGSSDAYHYDITDEVTPIDHWLPAKPVDKTIFVGVPTYVDNNAVIYLHDMDKERTLDTIKNVINAKFGNSQPLPSDTFYAPGDPCMAKYHLDDLFYRAIVRKMISPCRYKVQFVDYGNIEECDVKDLRKNVICGKVPTLANKYRLTDVASKQHEGIWSIEALDTLHALIVGKQCQVRVDTEMDTDPAGVVPCYLKTTGELVVEVSDYLVRQGLAVKERGVFEEKVDELYDPYMTLGGACSSEAAASPKSGRMRIGANFGLKGETDEASKDNEPNVDLHARVNQKELTDLLDYVTAEQNRSDAAEFEDAEVDDSGENGSGIDLNKVQYFYSYGDIKLEPGSDSEEGEISDDAKKSDEAAEGDGATDASSTISFNPNEFDTSTQIDPPLEMTRPTLHGYPEFALDESVHGFYCEVTNLVSPFSLFVFPQLDDHIQRMKETMARIQCYAKKNRKCPDIEPKMPCLAVFKQDGFWYRALIEEYFPDRGEVRVFYVDYLNKETVSVRDILKCPVSLRRVPLRNVQIELHALQANPRMREPDVTRKLVELIEGKKLYARVVSRSPKLEVELFSDSRCKQLIYHQMIKEKYFLLEK, from the exons ATGAAAAAATCTCTACACACGGCACCCGTCACAGCGCACTTCCAAGAGCCAACGGAGAACCCATTCCAATTCCGGGAATGTAATCCGCTCCGAAAGGAGATCCACAACTACTTTGCGCTCGAGGTCAAACCGACCAGCTACCGACCGAAGCTGGAGCCATTCTACGCGCCGGAGCCCTTTCCTGTGCTGGAACCCATAAAGTCGCCGGAGTTACCTCACTCACCCGAACCCGGCCCAACTCCTGGGAGTAGCAGGGCGGCAGAGGCGGAATCAGAAACGCTTAATAAATCCACGGCGTCCTCGAGCCACACGGTGAAGGATATGGAAATAAGCCGGATTTCCGAAGAACCGGACAATGCTTCCGAGCGGGAAGTGCCTCGGGAACAACATACACACGGGTTCGTTAAAAAACCCAAGGATAAAAAACATAAGACCACGAAGGATCGCCACCACGTACATCGATCGTCACGTGCGAGCCAGGACGAGGCGAGTAGCAACGTGTCGGTGTACGGCAAAGTTTCCAGCACGACATCAATGAGG GAAAAGTCGGCCAGCCCAGATGTGGAAATTATTTCGAATCGCTCCCAACGCTCTCCGTACAGTCGCCAAAGTAGCGGCCGTCACACGCCGCAAAGTGCACCGTCTTCTTCTAAACGAGCATTCCAAGGTCGACTGAAGTCGCACGGCTCCGACCACAGCAGCTCAAACCAGCAAGCACCCGTACCGGTCCCACTGACCATTGATACCACCCGCGAGGGAACCAAACCCGTTTACGAGATTAATCCCATCAATCCGGACAATGCCACATTCATCAAGTTCAGCCAGAAGGTCAATGTCACCCACGTGATTAACCCGCACAAATTCTACGTCCAGAATCAGGCCTTCAAGCAACTGGTCAACCAGCTGTGTCGGGAAGATGGAGAGGACGCCGAAATCCCCGAAGAGGTCAAAATCGGGGCCCTGTATCTGGCGCAGCCTACGTCCGAACGCCGCTGGTACCGGTCTCGTGTTCTCGGCTGGTCCAAGAAATCCAAAAAGTACGAAGTCCTGTTTGTTGACTACGGCCGCACGGATGAAATCGCCCACGAAGGACTCCGGGTGTTGGGATCGGATCTACACGGTTTTGACGATGGGGCGTACGAGTGCTCTCTGTATGACATCGTGCCGGCCGGTGGTGGCAAGAAGTGGGCTCCCGAGGTCAAGCAGATCATGATCGATTTCATTGAGAA CAAGCAGCTGATCATGTACGTAATTCAGGCCGAAAAGGGGGCAACCGACCAAGTGGATCTGATTATGCAAACCATCGACAGTCCGAAGtcgctgagagaatccctgatctATCTTGGCCTTGCCAAGCCAGACCCGAAACCTCCGAAGCGAAATGATGACGCAACGCAGCGTATCAGTCACCTGCAGAAGGTCAAGAAACGCTGGATTTTGGACTACAAACGACGCATCGTCGCCCGAGAATTGGAGAAGGATGATGTGTTTAAGACGAAGATCACCTTCTCGGTGTCACCCAGCGAATTCTTCATTCGTCGAAGCAGTCTGCAGGAAGCGTACTGCAAAATGCAAACAGAATTGACCGAATACTGCACCAAGGAAGCTCGGGTGGCTTATTCGCCTCACGTCGGAATGGTTTGCGCATTTGCTGAGAAAGATCGTGACGATCTGCTGGTGTGGAAGCGAGGCCGAGTCGTCAAAGTGGGCGAAG GAAACTGTGAACTCTATTCCGTTGATACCGGCCACCGCCTGACGATCTGCTGGCAAGACATTCGTGAGCTGTCGAAGCCACTCTGTGCACCGTTTGAATTTGCCGTCCGCTGTAAGCTGATGCATATCCAACCTTTCAAGCAGCACAAGTACCGATGGACCGACGAAGCCGTCCAAAGCTTCAACCGGATTGCCGTTTCCTCGTCAGTTTTTCAGGTGATTATCGGAGAGCAGCAGGATGACTGTTACGATGTTGCGCTCTACATTTTGAAACACCATTCCGACACCTGCGTTAATGCCCTAATGGTTAAGAATGGCTTCGCGGTCTCGACTGGGTCGGAAAGTTCCGTCGTGGAACGGCCCAAGGAAGTTGAAGAAGTGCCCTTCAACGTGACCCCTGGAAACGTCAGTGTCGGAGCTGCTTCCAATAGCAAGAGCTCTACGTCGGAAAAGCGCCAGGCACGGGTTCGGGTAGACATTCTCCGCGTGGTGACCCCGAACGAGTTCTACGTAAGCCTGGTGAAGAACACCAGTGGAATTGCTCGCATGCAGGAGGAAATCCAGAACAAGATGGACGAGAAAATGGACGATGGAGACGACAAAACCAGTTGGCAACAGGGCGAGATCTGCTTGGTGTTCCCGACGCCGTCGAAGGGACGCGGCAATGAAGCTATCGGCTGCGAGTGGTACCGAGCTCGGGTGTTGGAGGTGGTCGACGACAGCAATTACACCGTTTTCCTGATCGACAAGGCGTACACCATGAATTCGCACTATTCCAACATGAGCACCATTCCAACGGAGTTGAAGGAG TTGTCACATGAG GTACATCCAGCTGCCATTCGGTGTTTCCTTGCTTGCATTGGCCCCACCGGTCAGCAAAACGTTTGGAGTTCTTCGGTGGTCGATGCCTTCAAGGTTGCCATCGAGAAGTTCAAGTGCTACTCCATTTCGCTGCATGGCCGAAGTGTGAACGATTCTCTCCCTGTGATCCTTTGGGGCATGACGATGGAAAGTACCAAGGCCCTGTCGCCGCAGATGTACACCTACACCAACATCAACAACAAGCTGGTCCTGTACGGTTACGCACACCTCAAGGAAAAGTTCCAACCCCTGTCGTCGGCACTGTCGGTGGAGGAAGAGCTGGCACGGCACTACAAAGCCTTCGACAAGTTCATCGAAGATTTGGACGTCGAAATGCGGGATCCCGTGGAGGAGGCCAGCTACAGCGGATCTTCGGATGCGTATCAC TATGATATAACTGACGAAGTGACACCCATTGATCATTGGCTGCCGGCGAAACCGGTTGACAAGACCATCTTTGTCGGTGTTCCAACGTACGTGGATAACAACGCTGTAATCTACCTGCATGATATGGATAAGGAACGTACGCTCGACACTATCAAGAACGTTATCAATGCCAAATTTGGTAACAGTCAACCGCTACCCAGTGACACCTTCTACGCCCCTGGTGATCCCTGTATGGCCAAGTACCACCTGGACGATCTGTTCTACCGGGCGATAGTACGGAAAATGATCAGTCCGTGCCGGTACAAGGTCCAGTTTGTCGACTATGGAAACATTGAGGAATGCGACGTGAAAGACCTGAGGAAGAACGTAATTTGTGGAAAGGTCCCCACCCTGGCCAACAAGTACCGACTGACGGATGTGGCATCGAAGCAGCACGAGGGAATCTGGTCTATTGAAGCCCTGGATACGTTGCACGCGCTGATCGTGGGCAAACAGTGTCAGGTTCGCGTCGATACCGAGATGGACACGGATCCGGCCGGAGTGGTTCCATGCTACCTAAAGACCACCGGCGAACTCGTGGTGGAAGTGTCGGATTATCTGGTGCGGCAAGGTCTAGCTGTCAAGGAACGCGGTGTATTTGAGGAAAAAGTGGACGAGCTGTATGACCCGTACATGACGCTTGGAGGTGCTTGTAGCAGCGAAGCCGCTGCGTCGCCAAAATCAGGGCGAATGCGAATCGGCGCCAATTTCGGTTTGAAAGgtgaaacagatgaagcgagcaAAGAC AATGAACCCAACGTCGACTTGCACGCCCGTGTCAACCAGAAAGAGCTGACGGATCTGCTGGACTATGTGACCGCAGAGCAGAACCGCTCCGATGCCGCCGAATTCGAAGACGCCGAAGTGGACGATTCCGGTGAAAATGGCTCCGGCATAGATTTGAACAAGGTTCAATACTTCTACAGCTATGGTGACATAAAGCTGGAACCCGGCTCGGATTCCGAAGAAGGCGAGATCAGCGATGACGCCAAGAAGAGTGACGAAGCCGCCGAAGGCGATGGCGCGACGGATGCGTCTTCGACTATTTCGTTCAATCCGAATGAATTCGATACATCGACTCAGATTGACCCGCCGCTGGAGATGACCCGACCCACGTTACACGGATACCCGGAATTTGCGTTGGACGAATCCGTGCACGGGTTCTACTGTGAAGTGACGAATCTGGTAAGTCCTTTCTCGCTGTTCGTGTTTCCCCAGCTGGACGATCATATCCAGCGCATGAAGGAAACGATGGCACGAATTCAGTGCTACGCCAAAAAGAATCGGAAATGTCCCGATATCGAACCGAAAATGCCCTGCCTGGCCGTGTTCAAGCAGGACGGCTTTTGGTACCGGGCTCTGATCGAGGAGTACTTCCCGGACCGCGGCGAAGTTCGAGTTTTCTACGTCGACTATCTGAACAAGGAAACGGTCAGCGTGCGGGACATTCTCAAGTGCCCGGTTAGCCTCCGTAGGGTGCCGCTGCGTAATGTGCAAATTGAGCTGCACGCATTGCAGGCCAACCCTCGGATGCGCGAACCGGACGTTACCAGGAAGCTAGTCGAGCTGATCGAAGGCAAAAAATTGTACGCCAGGGTTGTATCACGCAGCCCGAAGCTCGAGGTCGAACTGTTTAGTGATTCCAGGTGTAAACAGTTAATCTACCATCAGATGATCAAGGAAAAATATTTTCTCCTAGAGAAATAG
- the LOC109432366 gene encoding RING finger protein 17 isoform X2, with protein sequence MKKSLHTAPVTAHFQEPTENPFQFRECNPLRKEIHNYFALEVKPTSYRPKLEPFYAPEPFPVLEPIKSPELPHSPEPGPTPGSSRAAEAESETLNKSTASSSHTVKDMEISRISEEPDNASEREVPREQHTHGFVKKPKDKKHKTTKDRHHVHRSSRASQDEASSNVSVYGKVSSTTSMREKSASPDVEIISNRSQRSPYSRQSSGRHTPQSAPSSSKRAFQGRLKSHGSDHSSSNQQAPVPVPLTIDTTREGTKPVYEINPINPDNATFIKFSQKVNVTHVINPHKFYVQNQAFKQLVNQLCREDGEDAEIPEEVKIGALYLAQPTSERRWYRSRVLGWSKKSKKYEVLFVDYGRTDEIAHEGLRVLGSDLHGFDDGAYECSLYDIVPAGGGKKWAPEVKQIMIDFIENKQLIMYVIQAEKGATDQVDLIMQTIDSPKSLRESLIYLGLAKPDPKPPKRNDDATQRISHLQKVKKRWILDYKRRIVARELEKDDVFKTKITFSVSPSEFFIRRSSLQEAYCKMQTELTEYCTKEARVAYSPHVGMVCAFAEKDRDDLLVWKRGRVVKVGEGNCELYSVDTGHRLTICWQDIRELSKPLCAPFEFAVRCKLMHIQPFKQHKYRWTDEAVQSFNRIAVSSSVFQVIIGEQQDDCYDVALYILKHHSDTCVNALMVKNGFAVSTGSESSVVERPKEVEEVPFNVTPGNVSVGAASNSKSSTSEKRQARVRVDILRVVTPNEFYVSLVKNTSGIARMQEEIQNKMDEKMDDGDDKTSWQQGEICLVFPTPSKGRGNEAIGCEWYRARVLEVVDDSNYTVFLIDKAYTMNSHYSNMSTIPTELKEVHPAAIRCFLACIGPTGQQNVWSSSVVDAFKVAIEKFKCYSISLHGRSVNDSLPVILWGMTMESTKALSPQMYTYTNINNKLVLYGYAHLKEKFQPLSSALSVEEELARHYKAFDKFIEDLDVEMRDPVEEASYSGSSDAYHYDITDEVTPIDHWLPAKPVDKTIFVGVPTYVDNNAVIYLHDMDKERTLDTIKNVINAKFGNSQPLPSDTFYAPGDPCMAKYHLDDLFYRAIVRKMISPCRYKVQFVDYGNIEECDVKDLRKNVICGKVPTLANKYRLTDVASKQHEGIWSIEALDTLHALIVGKQCQVRVDTEMDTDPAGVVPCYLKTTGELVVEVSDYLVRQGLAVKERGVFEEKVDELYDPYMTLGGACSSEAAASPKSGRMRIGANFGLKGETDEASKDNEPNVDLHARVNQKELTDLLDYVTAEQNRSDAAEFEDAEVDDSGENGSGIDLNKVQYFYSYGDIKLEPGSDSEEGEISDDAKKSDEAAEGDGATDASSTISFNPNEFDTSTQIDPPLEMTRPTLHGYPEFALDESVHGFYCEVTNLVSPFSLFVFPQLDDHIQRMKETMARIQCYAKKNRKCPDIEPKMPCLAVFKQDGFWYRALIEEYFPDRGEVRVFYVDYLNKETVSVRDILKCPVSLRRVPLRNVQIELHALQANPRMREPDVTRKLVELIEGKKLYARVVSRSPKLEVELFSDSRCKQLIYHQMIKEKYFLLEK encoded by the exons ATGAAAAAATCTCTACACACGGCACCCGTCACAGCGCACTTCCAAGAGCCAACGGAGAACCCATTCCAATTCCGGGAATGTAATCCGCTCCGAAAGGAGATCCACAACTACTTTGCGCTCGAGGTCAAACCGACCAGCTACCGACCGAAGCTGGAGCCATTCTACGCGCCGGAGCCCTTTCCTGTGCTGGAACCCATAAAGTCGCCGGAGTTACCTCACTCACCCGAACCCGGCCCAACTCCTGGGAGTAGCAGGGCGGCAGAGGCGGAATCAGAAACGCTTAATAAATCCACGGCGTCCTCGAGCCACACGGTGAAGGATATGGAAATAAGCCGGATTTCCGAAGAACCGGACAATGCTTCCGAGCGGGAAGTGCCTCGGGAACAACATACACACGGGTTCGTTAAAAAACCCAAGGATAAAAAACATAAGACCACGAAGGATCGCCACCACGTACATCGATCGTCACGTGCGAGCCAGGACGAGGCGAGTAGCAACGTGTCGGTGTACGGCAAAGTTTCCAGCACGACATCAATGAGG GAAAAGTCGGCCAGCCCAGATGTGGAAATTATTTCGAATCGCTCCCAACGCTCTCCGTACAGTCGCCAAAGTAGCGGCCGTCACACGCCGCAAAGTGCACCGTCTTCTTCTAAACGAGCATTCCAAGGTCGACTGAAGTCGCACGGCTCCGACCACAGCAGCTCAAACCAGCAAGCACCCGTACCGGTCCCACTGACCATTGATACCACCCGCGAGGGAACCAAACCCGTTTACGAGATTAATCCCATCAATCCGGACAATGCCACATTCATCAAGTTCAGCCAGAAGGTCAATGTCACCCACGTGATTAACCCGCACAAATTCTACGTCCAGAATCAGGCCTTCAAGCAACTGGTCAACCAGCTGTGTCGGGAAGATGGAGAGGACGCCGAAATCCCCGAAGAGGTCAAAATCGGGGCCCTGTATCTGGCGCAGCCTACGTCCGAACGCCGCTGGTACCGGTCTCGTGTTCTCGGCTGGTCCAAGAAATCCAAAAAGTACGAAGTCCTGTTTGTTGACTACGGCCGCACGGATGAAATCGCCCACGAAGGACTCCGGGTGTTGGGATCGGATCTACACGGTTTTGACGATGGGGCGTACGAGTGCTCTCTGTATGACATCGTGCCGGCCGGTGGTGGCAAGAAGTGGGCTCCCGAGGTCAAGCAGATCATGATCGATTTCATTGAGAA CAAGCAGCTGATCATGTACGTAATTCAGGCCGAAAAGGGGGCAACCGACCAAGTGGATCTGATTATGCAAACCATCGACAGTCCGAAGtcgctgagagaatccctgatctATCTTGGCCTTGCCAAGCCAGACCCGAAACCTCCGAAGCGAAATGATGACGCAACGCAGCGTATCAGTCACCTGCAGAAGGTCAAGAAACGCTGGATTTTGGACTACAAACGACGCATCGTCGCCCGAGAATTGGAGAAGGATGATGTGTTTAAGACGAAGATCACCTTCTCGGTGTCACCCAGCGAATTCTTCATTCGTCGAAGCAGTCTGCAGGAAGCGTACTGCAAAATGCAAACAGAATTGACCGAATACTGCACCAAGGAAGCTCGGGTGGCTTATTCGCCTCACGTCGGAATGGTTTGCGCATTTGCTGAGAAAGATCGTGACGATCTGCTGGTGTGGAAGCGAGGCCGAGTCGTCAAAGTGGGCGAAG GAAACTGTGAACTCTATTCCGTTGATACCGGCCACCGCCTGACGATCTGCTGGCAAGACATTCGTGAGCTGTCGAAGCCACTCTGTGCACCGTTTGAATTTGCCGTCCGCTGTAAGCTGATGCATATCCAACCTTTCAAGCAGCACAAGTACCGATGGACCGACGAAGCCGTCCAAAGCTTCAACCGGATTGCCGTTTCCTCGTCAGTTTTTCAGGTGATTATCGGAGAGCAGCAGGATGACTGTTACGATGTTGCGCTCTACATTTTGAAACACCATTCCGACACCTGCGTTAATGCCCTAATGGTTAAGAATGGCTTCGCGGTCTCGACTGGGTCGGAAAGTTCCGTCGTGGAACGGCCCAAGGAAGTTGAAGAAGTGCCCTTCAACGTGACCCCTGGAAACGTCAGTGTCGGAGCTGCTTCCAATAGCAAGAGCTCTACGTCGGAAAAGCGCCAGGCACGGGTTCGGGTAGACATTCTCCGCGTGGTGACCCCGAACGAGTTCTACGTAAGCCTGGTGAAGAACACCAGTGGAATTGCTCGCATGCAGGAGGAAATCCAGAACAAGATGGACGAGAAAATGGACGATGGAGACGACAAAACCAGTTGGCAACAGGGCGAGATCTGCTTGGTGTTCCCGACGCCGTCGAAGGGACGCGGCAATGAAGCTATCGGCTGCGAGTGGTACCGAGCTCGGGTGTTGGAGGTGGTCGACGACAGCAATTACACCGTTTTCCTGATCGACAAGGCGTACACCATGAATTCGCACTATTCCAACATGAGCACCATTCCAACGGAGTTGAAGGAG GTACATCCAGCTGCCATTCGGTGTTTCCTTGCTTGCATTGGCCCCACCGGTCAGCAAAACGTTTGGAGTTCTTCGGTGGTCGATGCCTTCAAGGTTGCCATCGAGAAGTTCAAGTGCTACTCCATTTCGCTGCATGGCCGAAGTGTGAACGATTCTCTCCCTGTGATCCTTTGGGGCATGACGATGGAAAGTACCAAGGCCCTGTCGCCGCAGATGTACACCTACACCAACATCAACAACAAGCTGGTCCTGTACGGTTACGCACACCTCAAGGAAAAGTTCCAACCCCTGTCGTCGGCACTGTCGGTGGAGGAAGAGCTGGCACGGCACTACAAAGCCTTCGACAAGTTCATCGAAGATTTGGACGTCGAAATGCGGGATCCCGTGGAGGAGGCCAGCTACAGCGGATCTTCGGATGCGTATCAC TATGATATAACTGACGAAGTGACACCCATTGATCATTGGCTGCCGGCGAAACCGGTTGACAAGACCATCTTTGTCGGTGTTCCAACGTACGTGGATAACAACGCTGTAATCTACCTGCATGATATGGATAAGGAACGTACGCTCGACACTATCAAGAACGTTATCAATGCCAAATTTGGTAACAGTCAACCGCTACCCAGTGACACCTTCTACGCCCCTGGTGATCCCTGTATGGCCAAGTACCACCTGGACGATCTGTTCTACCGGGCGATAGTACGGAAAATGATCAGTCCGTGCCGGTACAAGGTCCAGTTTGTCGACTATGGAAACATTGAGGAATGCGACGTGAAAGACCTGAGGAAGAACGTAATTTGTGGAAAGGTCCCCACCCTGGCCAACAAGTACCGACTGACGGATGTGGCATCGAAGCAGCACGAGGGAATCTGGTCTATTGAAGCCCTGGATACGTTGCACGCGCTGATCGTGGGCAAACAGTGTCAGGTTCGCGTCGATACCGAGATGGACACGGATCCGGCCGGAGTGGTTCCATGCTACCTAAAGACCACCGGCGAACTCGTGGTGGAAGTGTCGGATTATCTGGTGCGGCAAGGTCTAGCTGTCAAGGAACGCGGTGTATTTGAGGAAAAAGTGGACGAGCTGTATGACCCGTACATGACGCTTGGAGGTGCTTGTAGCAGCGAAGCCGCTGCGTCGCCAAAATCAGGGCGAATGCGAATCGGCGCCAATTTCGGTTTGAAAGgtgaaacagatgaagcgagcaAAGAC AATGAACCCAACGTCGACTTGCACGCCCGTGTCAACCAGAAAGAGCTGACGGATCTGCTGGACTATGTGACCGCAGAGCAGAACCGCTCCGATGCCGCCGAATTCGAAGACGCCGAAGTGGACGATTCCGGTGAAAATGGCTCCGGCATAGATTTGAACAAGGTTCAATACTTCTACAGCTATGGTGACATAAAGCTGGAACCCGGCTCGGATTCCGAAGAAGGCGAGATCAGCGATGACGCCAAGAAGAGTGACGAAGCCGCCGAAGGCGATGGCGCGACGGATGCGTCTTCGACTATTTCGTTCAATCCGAATGAATTCGATACATCGACTCAGATTGACCCGCCGCTGGAGATGACCCGACCCACGTTACACGGATACCCGGAATTTGCGTTGGACGAATCCGTGCACGGGTTCTACTGTGAAGTGACGAATCTGGTAAGTCCTTTCTCGCTGTTCGTGTTTCCCCAGCTGGACGATCATATCCAGCGCATGAAGGAAACGATGGCACGAATTCAGTGCTACGCCAAAAAGAATCGGAAATGTCCCGATATCGAACCGAAAATGCCCTGCCTGGCCGTGTTCAAGCAGGACGGCTTTTGGTACCGGGCTCTGATCGAGGAGTACTTCCCGGACCGCGGCGAAGTTCGAGTTTTCTACGTCGACTATCTGAACAAGGAAACGGTCAGCGTGCGGGACATTCTCAAGTGCCCGGTTAGCCTCCGTAGGGTGCCGCTGCGTAATGTGCAAATTGAGCTGCACGCATTGCAGGCCAACCCTCGGATGCGCGAACCGGACGTTACCAGGAAGCTAGTCGAGCTGATCGAAGGCAAAAAATTGTACGCCAGGGTTGTATCACGCAGCCCGAAGCTCGAGGTCGAACTGTTTAGTGATTCCAGGTGTAAACAGTTAATCTACCATCAGATGATCAAGGAAAAATATTTTCTCCTAGAGAAATAG
- the LOC134289552 gene encoding uncharacterized protein LOC134289552, whose amino-acid sequence MSSRTLRSNRAGKPSHGVGVKDSVNCCVQVVVTEDPEESHPGRTCQVCRGVDTEEMVQCDDCLKWHHFQCVGVTQQIENYPWSCAKCGKAKGVREPNSTAHRGSGNPSMQVAEAELNPLSALSHQQFPTQPQTIAAALNSTTNQPIQPNDENQTPFVTSLRWVVNTSRQPSRNASVSSGRSSQALAKLKLQKLEELRSIERREAEQQRAIIADEAKKEKAFLEQKYQLLEQAMSESGSSMDDAVSRTEHWVASTSGHRSQSRQLGTVNQFDLTERLSKVQLARPNSIRNGSSRSSLPEPNPPDPFPLPESLRTCSVEPPASDGRMQQLESQPISSHEVPRRVSIAHISHSGARGVLLPGQSLDAPRVLQTAQRDQPRDYVSHCPEPDATRQFPRNVPTPGYQQFVPHPNQSQVYLSNPPLSSTMRASHVYDQEEDPCPISPQQHCAGLPARRTSSAYNEA is encoded by the exons ATGTCGAGTCGTACTCTACGGTCAAATCGGGCAGGCAAACCGAGCCATGGTGTTGGTGTGAAAGATAGTGTGAATTGTTGTGTTCAAGTGGTGGTCACGGAAGATCCGGAGGAGTCTCACCCCGGGCGGACATGCCAAGTGTGCCGAGGAGTTGACACGGAGGAAATGGTGCAATGCGACGACTGTCTGAAATGGCATCACTTCCAGTGTGTGGGAGTAACACAGCAGATCGAGAATTATCCATGGAGTTGTGCCAAATGCGGAAAAGCGAAAGGTGTCCGGGAACCAAATTCGACTGCTCATCGAGGAAGCGGTAATCCATCAATGCAGGTGGCTGAGGCAGAATTGAATCCGTTGTCTGCACTATCACACCAGCAGTTCCCAACACAGCCGCAGACGATCGCGGCAGCGCTGAATTCGACAACGAATCAGCCTATTCAAccgaacgatgagaatcaaacccCGTTCGTGACTTCCTTGCGATGGGTAGTTAATACGAGCAGACAACCATCTAGAAATGCTTCAGTTTCATCGGGGCGTTCCTCGCAGGCGCTCGCTAAGCTCAAACTGCAAAAATTGGAGGAGCTGAGGAGTATTGAGCGGCGTGAGGCAGAGCAGCAACGAGCAATTATAGCGGATGAAGCGAAGAAAGAAAAGGCGTTTCTTGAGCAGAAGTACCAGTTACTGGAGCAAGCTATGTCTGAAAGTGGTTCTTCTATGGACGATGCAGTTAGCAGAACAGAACATTGGGTGGCGAGTACGAGCGGTCATCGCAGTCAGTCAAGACAGCTAGGCACGGTGAACCAATTTGATTTAACTGAGCGGTTGAGTAAAGTACAGCTTGCCCGCCCGAATAGTATACGCAACGGCAGTAGCCGCTCATCATTACCTGAGCCAAATCCACCGGATCCATTTCCATTACCGGAATCCTTGCGAACTTGTTCTGTAGAACCGCCTGCTTCAGACGGAAGAATGCAGCAGTTGGAATCTCAACCAATTAGCTCCCACGAGGTCCCACGTCGAGTGTCGATAGCGCATATTTCTCATTCTGGAGCACGCGGTGTATTACTGCCCGGTCAATCACTGGATGCACCACGTGTGTTACAAACAGCACAACGAGATCAACCTCGAGATTATGTATCGCATTGCCCAGAACCAGATGCGACTCGTCAGTTTCCTCGAAATGTACCGACTCCGGGGTATCAACAGTTCGTTCCACATCCGAACCAATCGCAAGTTTATCTATCGAACCCTCCTCTTTCATCTACCATGCGGGCTTCTCATGTCTACGATCAAGAAGAGGATCCGTGTCCAATTTCCC CACAACAGCATTGTGCGGGTTTACCAGCGAGGAGAACATCGTCCGCCTACAACGAAGCTTGA